In a genomic window of Staphylococcus taiwanensis:
- a CDS encoding DEAD/DEAH box helicase has protein sequence MTKHPFELFNLDATLIDAVKDLNFNKPTEIQNRIIPRIKKGTNLIGQSQTGTGKSHAFLLPLMDLIDINTKEPQAIVVAPTRELAQQLYQAASHLARFKEEVKVSLFIGGTDIEKDRQRTNNQPQLIIGTPTRINDLAQTGHLHVHLASYLIVDEADLMIDLGLIEDVDLIASRLDENAHIAVFSATIPKSLQPFLNKYLSNPEYVEVDSKSQNKKNIEFYLIPTKGTEKVDKTLQLIDILNPYLCIVFCNSRDNADELANSLNQAGIKVGMIHGGLSPRERKQQMKRIRNLEFQFVIASDLASRGIDIEGVSHVINFDVPNDIDFFTHRVGRTGRGNYKGVAITLYSPDEEHNIALIEDKGYHFENVDVKNGELTPIKAHNTRRKRERKDDHLTNEVKHKVRSKSKNKVKPGYKKKFKQEVDRMKRQERKQYSKRQNRQQRKNNKKG, from the coding sequence ATGACAAAACATCCATTTGAATTATTTAATTTAGATGCTACACTCATTGATGCTGTAAAAGATTTAAATTTTAATAAACCAACAGAAATACAAAATAGGATTATTCCTAGAATAAAAAAAGGAACAAACTTAATCGGTCAATCTCAAACAGGTACAGGCAAATCTCACGCTTTTTTATTACCTTTAATGGATTTAATCGATATAAATACTAAAGAACCACAAGCAATCGTAGTTGCTCCTACGAGAGAATTAGCTCAACAACTTTATCAAGCTGCAAGTCACTTGGCAAGGTTTAAAGAAGAAGTTAAAGTGAGTCTATTTATAGGAGGTACTGATATTGAGAAAGATCGACAACGTACCAATAATCAACCTCAATTAATTATTGGCACTCCGACAAGAATCAATGATTTAGCGCAAACTGGACATTTACATGTACATCTAGCATCATATTTAATTGTTGACGAAGCTGATTTAATGATTGATTTAGGCTTAATTGAAGATGTAGATTTAATAGCTTCACGTTTAGATGAAAATGCGCATATAGCCGTTTTTAGTGCTACCATTCCTAAATCTTTACAACCGTTTTTAAATAAATATTTAAGTAATCCTGAATATGTAGAAGTAGATTCTAAATCTCAAAATAAGAAAAACATTGAATTCTATTTAATTCCAACTAAAGGTACAGAAAAAGTAGATAAAACACTACAATTAATAGATATACTTAATCCTTATTTATGTATCGTTTTTTGTAATAGTAGAGATAATGCTGATGAACTTGCTAATTCACTAAACCAAGCTGGTATTAAAGTGGGAATGATTCATGGCGGATTATCTCCTCGAGAACGCAAACAACAAATGAAGCGTATTCGAAATTTAGAATTTCAATTTGTAATCGCAAGTGATTTAGCTTCTCGTGGTATTGATATTGAAGGTGTTAGTCATGTCATTAACTTTGATGTGCCGAATGACATCGATTTCTTTACTCACAGAGTAGGTAGAACAGGTAGAGGTAATTATAAAGGCGTAGCAATTACTTTATATAGTCCTGATGAAGAACACAATATCGCTTTAATTGAAGATAAAGGTTACCACTTTGAAAACGTTGATGTGAAAAATGGAGAATTAACTCCTATCAAGGCTCACAATACACGTCGTAAGCGTGAGCGAAAAGACGATCATTTAACAAATGAAGTTAAACATAAAGTGCGAAGCAAATCTAAAAATAAAGTGAAACCAGGTTACAAAAAGAAATTTAAACAAGAAGTAGACCGTATGAAACGTCAAGAACGTAAACAATATAGTAAAAGACAAAATCGACAACAGAGAAAAAATAATAAAAAAGGATAG
- a CDS encoding deoxyribonuclease IV codes for MLLGSHVSMSGKKMLQGSVEEAHKFGESTFMIYTGAPQNTRRKSIEDLNIEKGHEAMKEFGLSNILVHAPYIINIANTTKPEVFQLGVDFLQSEIERTQALGAKDIVLHPGAHVGAGADKGIDQIIKGLNEVLTHDNDVRIALETMAGKGSEVGRTFEEIARIIDGVTHNNRLSICFDTCHTHDAGYNIKEDFDGVLNEFDKIIGLDRIKVVHVNDSKNEQGAHKDRHENIGFGHIGFDALNYVVHHDVFKDIPKILETPYVGEDKKNKKPPYKFEIEMLKSQQFDENLKEKILQQ; via the coding sequence ATGTTACTTGGATCACATGTATCTATGAGTGGTAAAAAAATGTTACAAGGTTCAGTTGAAGAAGCACATAAATTTGGTGAATCTACATTTATGATTTATACTGGTGCGCCACAAAATACACGAAGAAAAAGTATTGAAGATTTAAATATTGAAAAAGGCCATGAAGCTATGAAAGAATTTGGCTTATCAAATATTCTTGTACATGCCCCTTATATAATCAATATCGCTAATACGACTAAGCCAGAAGTATTTCAATTAGGTGTTGATTTCTTACAAAGTGAGATTGAACGTACACAAGCATTAGGAGCAAAAGATATCGTATTACATCCAGGTGCACATGTGGGCGCAGGTGCTGATAAAGGTATCGACCAAATTATCAAAGGTTTAAATGAAGTTTTGACTCATGACAATGATGTACGCATTGCTTTGGAAACTATGGCTGGAAAAGGTTCTGAAGTAGGGCGAACATTTGAGGAGATCGCACGTATTATTGATGGCGTAACACATAATAATAGATTATCAATCTGTTTCGATACTTGTCATACGCATGATGCTGGGTACAATATTAAAGAAGATTTTGATGGCGTGTTAAATGAATTTGATAAAATTATTGGATTAGATCGTATTAAAGTTGTTCATGTGAACGATAGTAAAAATGAACAAGGTGCACATAAAGACCGCCATGAAAATATTGGTTTCGGACATATAGGATTTGATGCACTTAATTATGTAGTACATCATGATGTTTTTAAAGATATCCCAAAAATCCTAGAAACACCATATGTAGGTGAAGATAAGAAGAATAAAAAACCACCTTATAAATTTGAAATTGAAATGCTAAAATCACAACAATTTGATGAGAATTTAAAAGAAAAAATCTTACAACAATAA
- a CDS encoding metal ABC transporter ATP-binding protein codes for MRGEKMLQPVFELKNIDYHFDNKQVLENINIQINKGEFLAIVGPNGAGKSTLLKIILGLLPLQKGEIFIDGKSYKKNNQSALKISYVSQKATAFNAGFPASVKEVVLSGLTKTKKLFQRFNKNDELLVDNVLSRLNIHHLINKNIAELSGGQQQRVLIARALISNPSVLVLDEPTNGIDAKHVSEFYETLQHLKEEGITIILVTHDIGVVADTATRVACLNRHLHFHGSTEEFKKLDEVEISKIYGHPVKFVDHQHDRECCES; via the coding sequence ATTCGAGGTGAAAAAATGCTACAACCTGTTTTTGAATTAAAAAATATTGATTATCATTTTGATAACAAACAAGTTCTTGAAAATATTAATATTCAAATTAATAAAGGTGAATTTCTGGCTATTGTAGGTCCTAATGGAGCTGGTAAATCAACTTTACTTAAAATAATTTTAGGTTTATTGCCATTACAAAAAGGTGAAATTTTCATTGATGGTAAATCATATAAAAAAAATAATCAATCAGCATTAAAAATCAGCTATGTATCTCAAAAAGCCACCGCATTTAACGCTGGCTTTCCAGCCAGTGTCAAAGAAGTTGTGTTGAGTGGATTAACAAAAACAAAAAAATTATTTCAAAGATTTAATAAAAACGATGAATTATTAGTTGATAATGTTTTGTCTCGTTTAAATATTCACCATTTAATTAATAAAAATATAGCTGAACTATCAGGTGGACAACAACAGAGAGTTTTAATAGCTCGTGCTTTAATCTCTAATCCTTCAGTTTTAGTCTTAGATGAACCAACGAATGGAATTGATGCTAAGCATGTAAGTGAATTTTATGAAACTTTACAACATTTGAAAGAAGAAGGAATAACTATAATTTTAGTTACACATGACATCGGGGTAGTAGCTGATACTGCAACTAGAGTCGCATGTCTCAATAGACATTTACATTTTCACGGTTCGACTGAAGAATTTAAAAAATTGGATGAAGTTGAGATATCAAAAATTTATGGTCATCCTGTAAAATTTGTAGATCATCAACATGACAGAGAATGTTGTGAATCATAA
- a CDS encoding metal ABC transporter permease: protein MIEALLNFDFMRYSLLSGILIGFIAPLIGAFIVVRRLSLIADALSHVTLGGISFGMFVLTISPALAIINPMWFGILFAIVGALLIEKLRTSYSNYQEIAIPIIMSAGIALSAIFISLADGFNQEIVGLLFGSISAVSLSDLMTVVVISIIVLLFIILFYKELFILSFDEEYSKVINIPKWIQFLFIVIVAMVISASMRVVGILLVSALITLPIAIAMRITKGFKQLIILSVAIGEFSVIVGLILAFYMNISPGGVIVVLLVLLLGLTMLYQKSIVRFKKGH from the coding sequence ATGATTGAAGCCCTATTAAATTTTGATTTCATGAGATACTCTTTACTAAGTGGTATTTTGATTGGATTTATCGCACCCTTAATTGGCGCATTTATTGTTGTTAGAAGATTATCTTTAATCGCTGACGCTTTAAGTCATGTAACGCTAGGGGGCATTTCATTTGGAATGTTCGTATTAACAATATCCCCTGCATTAGCTATAATTAACCCTATGTGGTTTGGAATTCTATTCGCGATAGTTGGGGCCCTATTAATTGAAAAATTAAGGACTTCATATTCTAATTATCAAGAAATAGCAATACCAATTATTATGAGTGCTGGGATAGCATTAAGTGCTATTTTCATATCTTTAGCTGATGGTTTCAATCAAGAAATTGTTGGTTTATTATTCGGCTCAATTAGTGCAGTTAGCCTTAGTGATTTAATGACAGTTGTAGTTATTTCTATTATAGTATTATTATTTATTATATTATTTTATAAAGAGTTATTCATTTTATCATTTGATGAAGAATACAGTAAGGTAATAAATATCCCCAAATGGATTCAATTTTTATTTATCGTTATTGTAGCGATGGTTATATCTGCTTCAATGAGAGTGGTAGGGATTCTTTTAGTTAGTGCATTAATAACTTTGCCGATTGCTATCGCAATGCGAATAACTAAAGGTTTTAAGCAACTTATTATTTTAAGTGTCGCTATAGGCGAGTTTTCAGTAATTGTAGGATTAATTCTTGCTTTTTATATGAATATTTCACCAGGTGGTGTTATTGTAGTCTTATTAGTTTTATTATTAGGACTTACAATGTTATATCAAAAGTCAATTGTAAGGTTTAAAAAGGGGCATTAA
- a CDS encoding transcriptional repressor, whose product MNTNDAIKILKDNGLKYTKKREDMINVFVKEDKYVNAKHIQQQLDKDYPGISFDTIYRNLHLFKDLNIIESTELDGEMKFRIACMNHHHHHFICENCGDTKIIDYCPIEQIKNFLPNVDIHTHKLEVYGICENCHNKNTK is encoded by the coding sequence ATGAATACTAATGATGCAATTAAAATTTTAAAAGATAATGGTTTAAAATATACAAAAAAACGTGAAGATATGATAAATGTATTTGTGAAAGAAGACAAATACGTTAACGCTAAACATATTCAACAACAACTTGATAAAGATTATCCAGGTATTTCTTTTGATACTATTTATAGAAATTTACATTTATTTAAGGATTTGAATATTATTGAGAGCACAGAGTTAGATGGTGAAATGAAGTTTAGAATTGCCTGTATGAATCATCACCATCATCATTTTATTTGTGAAAATTGTGGAGATACTAAAATAATTGACTATTGCCCAATTGAACAAATTAAAAATTTCCTACCTAATGTAGATATTCATACTCATAAACTTGAAGTTTATGGCATATGTGAAAATTGTCATAATAAAAATACTAAATAG
- a CDS encoding superoxide dismutase, with amino-acid sequence MAFELPNLPYAADALEPHIDKETMEIHHDKHHNTYVTKLNSAVEGTDLESKSIEEIVANLDSVPEDIQTAVRNNGGGHLNHSLFWELLTPNSEEKGTVVDKIKEQWGSLDEFKKEFADKAAARFGSGWAWLVVNNGQLEIVTTPNQDNPLTEGKTPILGLDVWEHAYYLKYQNKRPDYISAFWNVVNWEKVDELYNAAK; translated from the coding sequence ATGGCTTTTGAATTACCAAATTTACCATATGCAGCAGATGCATTAGAACCACATATTGACAAAGAAACTATGGAAATTCACCACGACAAACATCACAACACTTATGTTACAAAATTAAACTCTGCAGTTGAAGGTACTGACCTTGAATCTAAATCAATCGAAGAAATTGTTGCAAATTTAGATAGTGTACCTGAAGATATTCAAACAGCTGTTCGTAATAATGGCGGTGGACACTTAAACCACTCATTATTCTGGGAATTATTAACTCCTAACTCTGAAGAAAAAGGAACTGTAGTTGATAAAATTAAAGAACAATGGGGTTCTTTAGATGAATTCAAAAAAGAATTTGCTGATAAAGCAGCTGCTCGTTTTGGTTCAGGTTGGGCATGGTTAGTTGTAAATAACGGTCAATTAGAAATCGTTACAACACCAAACCAAGACAATCCTTTAACTGAAGGCAAAACACCTATCTTAGGATTAGATGTTTGGGAACATGCTTATTATCTTAAATATCAAAACAAACGTCCAGATTATATCAGTGCATTCTGGAACGTAGTTAACTGGGAAAAAGTTGACGAATTATACAACGCTGCTAAATAA
- a CDS encoding penicillin-binding protein 2, with protein sequence MLKRLKEKSNDEKIKQTMNQRISFIFGVIILIFGIIVLRLGYLQIAQGSHYSQLVKNDENITVNESVPRGRIVDRNGKVLVDNASKLAITYTRSRKTSQKDMLNTAKSLSKLITMKTNKITKRDKQDYWIQKHPEDVTKLMKKETSMLNDGSISQDQYDKQLYSKISDKQLNSLSKKDLQILAIYREMSAGSTMDPQTIKNEDVTEKEYAAVSQQLDKLPGVNTSMDWDRRYPYGDTLRSIFGSVSTPAEGIPKELTEQYLAKGYSRNDRVGKSYLEYQYENILRGKKKEMKYTTDKSGKVINSEVINPGSRGDDLQLTIDIDLQKKVESLLESEIKTLRSQGATDMDNALIVVQNPKNGDILAMAGKQIDKNGKMTDYDLGNFTGQFAVGSSVKGGTLLTGYQNKAIKVGEEMIDEPLHFSGGLTKRSYFNKNDKVRINDEEALMHSSNVYMFKTALKLAGDPYSYGMSLPNNITDAGQKLRKGLNQVGLGVKTGIDLPNETIGQIEPLTTNSGNYLDLAIGQYDTYTPLQLSQYISTIANNGYRIQPHIGLAIHDATNSDDIGPVKQKIKGNVLNKVNNSDEEIKEVQNGFKMAFNEKDGTGYASFRNTKVPSAGKTGTAEVYQNGQSRVNSTYIGYAPIKNPKLAFSIVYTNQPVPPPWLNGGDLGRDVINYYFKDKK encoded by the coding sequence TTGCTTAAAAGGTTAAAGGAAAAATCAAATGATGAAAAAATAAAGCAAACTATGAATCAACGAATTAGTTTTATTTTTGGAGTAATAATTTTAATATTTGGAATTATAGTTCTACGGCTAGGATATTTACAAATAGCACAAGGCTCACATTATAGTCAATTAGTAAAAAATGATGAGAACATAACTGTCAATGAATCAGTACCGCGAGGAAGAATTGTTGATAGAAATGGTAAAGTTTTAGTAGATAATGCATCAAAACTTGCAATTACATATACACGTTCTAGAAAAACAAGTCAAAAAGATATGTTAAATACTGCAAAAAGTCTCTCAAAATTAATTACTATGAAAACCAATAAAATAACAAAAAGAGATAAGCAAGATTATTGGATTCAGAAGCATCCTGAAGATGTAACTAAATTAATGAAAAAAGAAACTTCAATGTTAAATGATGGCAGTATTTCACAGGATCAATATGACAAACAATTATATAGTAAAATAAGTGATAAACAATTAAATAGTTTGTCTAAAAAAGATCTACAAATTTTAGCGATTTACAGAGAAATGTCAGCTGGGTCTACAATGGATCCACAAACAATTAAAAATGAAGATGTTACTGAAAAAGAATACGCAGCAGTTTCACAACAACTTGATAAACTTCCTGGCGTAAATACATCAATGGATTGGGACCGCCGTTATCCATACGGTGATACACTAAGAAGTATTTTTGGAAGTGTTTCAACACCAGCTGAAGGTATTCCTAAAGAATTAACTGAACAATATTTGGCTAAAGGGTATTCTCGAAATGATCGAGTAGGTAAATCTTATTTAGAATATCAATATGAGAATATTTTACGTGGTAAAAAGAAAGAAATGAAATATACCACTGATAAATCAGGTAAAGTCATCAATTCTGAAGTTATAAATCCAGGGTCTAGAGGTGATGATTTACAACTAACCATTGATATTGATTTACAAAAAAAAGTCGAATCTCTATTAGAGAGTGAAATAAAAACCTTACGTAGTCAAGGCGCAACTGATATGGACAATGCGCTTATTGTAGTACAAAATCCTAAAAATGGTGATATTCTTGCCATGGCAGGTAAACAAATTGATAAAAATGGAAAAATGACTGACTATGATTTAGGTAACTTTACTGGTCAATTTGCAGTAGGTTCATCAGTAAAAGGCGGTACACTATTAACAGGTTACCAAAATAAAGCTATCAAAGTTGGAGAAGAAATGATTGATGAACCATTACACTTTAGTGGTGGATTGACAAAACGTTCTTATTTCAACAAAAATGACAAAGTTCGAATTAATGATGAAGAAGCACTTATGCACTCATCTAATGTTTACATGTTTAAGACTGCTTTAAAATTAGCAGGTGATCCTTATTCATATGGAATGAGTTTGCCTAATAATATAACGGATGCAGGACAAAAATTAAGAAAAGGTCTTAACCAAGTTGGTTTAGGTGTTAAAACTGGTATAGATTTACCTAATGAAACAATAGGACAAATAGAACCTTTAACAACCAATTCAGGTAATTATCTTGATTTAGCAATTGGTCAATACGATACTTATACACCATTACAGCTATCTCAATATATATCAACAATCGCTAATAATGGTTATAGAATCCAACCACATATTGGTTTAGCAATACATGATGCAACGAATAGTGATGATATAGGACCTGTAAAACAAAAAATTAAAGGTAATGTTCTTAATAAAGTAAATAATTCTGATGAAGAAATAAAAGAAGTTCAAAATGGATTTAAAATGGCATTTAATGAAAAAGATGGAACTGGTTATGCAAGTTTCCGTAATACTAAAGTGCCTTCTGCAGGTAAAACAGGTACTGCTGAAGTTTATCAAAATGGCCAATCAAGAGTTAACTCAACGTATATTGGTTATGCACCAATTAAAAATCCAAAATTAGCTTTCTCTATTGTTTATACAAACCAACCGGTACCACCACCATGGTTAAATGGTGGAGATTTAGGTAGAGATGTTATTAATTATTATTTTAAAGATAAAAAGTAG
- the rpmG gene encoding 50S ribosomal protein L33, translating into MRVNVTLACTECGDRNYITTKNKRNNPERVEMKKYCSRDNKQTLHRETK; encoded by the coding sequence ATGCGCGTAAACGTAACATTAGCTTGTACTGAATGTGGTGACAGAAACTACATCACTACTAAAAACAAAAGAAACAATCCTGAACGTGTTGAAATGAAAAAATATTGTTCACGTGATAACAAACAAACTTTACACCGTGAAACTAAATAA
- a CDS encoding 5-formyltetrahydrofolate cyclo-ligase, with the protein MIKKDIRKNTLSKMKSFDKTKKVHADNWLKQQLFNDNWYKNSNRIGIVLSMPHEVDTYQIIKAALLDNKRMFVPNTNYESKDMNFKEIKNLSCIEKDEKGIYFVNEDTETTDQLDLIIVPGVAFREDCYRVGYGGGYYDRFLSHSTAHTLSLIYDFQLTQFDIENHDQPVDKLIIYNT; encoded by the coding sequence ATGATAAAAAAAGATATTCGTAAAAATACACTATCTAAAATGAAAAGTTTTGATAAAACTAAGAAAGTTCATGCAGACAATTGGTTAAAACAGCAGTTATTTAATGACAATTGGTATAAAAATTCTAATCGAATTGGAATCGTATTATCAATGCCTCACGAAGTAGATACATATCAAATAATTAAAGCTGCTTTATTGGATAATAAAAGAATGTTTGTACCCAATACTAATTACGAATCTAAGGATATGAATTTTAAAGAAATTAAAAACTTATCCTGTATAGAAAAAGATGAAAAAGGTATTTATTTTGTCAATGAAGATACAGAAACAACAGATCAATTGGATTTAATTATTGTTCCAGGTGTTGCTTTTAGAGAAGATTGTTACAGAGTTGGCTATGGTGGTGGCTATTATGACCGTTTTTTAAGTCACTCAACCGCCCACACCTTAAGTTTAATTTACGATTTTCAATTAACTCAATTTGATATAGAAAATCATGATCAACCTGTGGATAAATTAATTATTTATAACACATAG